DNA sequence from the Coregonus clupeaformis isolate EN_2021a chromosome 13, ASM2061545v1, whole genome shotgun sequence genome:
CCAGTTGATATGCCAGCCACCATTTTAGAGCAGTACCATTGGCCCTGTAACGACATGTCTCTTTTGCTTTGCAGACGTATCAGTTGGTGAGAGAAAAGTGTCTGTGATACTCGGAGACCTGGTATGGCAGGAGATGTCTCATTGCATCATCCATGAGTGCCTCCTGTACTCCATCCCAACCAATAGCTGCCAGCTTCAacagtacagtgcagtatgtATCAAAGACTAACCAAGTACTCCAAATACACCCCTATACACTCTATGCACAAACAATTCGTTTTAAACGCAATACAGTTTGTTGTTTATCTCTTTTATCAAAGAGATACAAATACCTATATTTTTGGAACTAGTGACTTGATATGGACTATGTAAAGAACAAGGATACTTTTCATTCTGTCATTCATTAATACCACCATGTACGTTCTCACCCCTAGGTGATCAAAGAGACGGAGGAGTTTGAGAAGTCCCTGAAGGAGATGCAGTACCTCCGAGGAGACTCCACCGAGCTGCTCAAGTACGCCCGGGACGTCAACTGCCACTTTGCCAGCAAGAAATGCAAAGACGTGATCGTGGCGGCACGCAAGCTGATGACCTCCGAGATGCACAACACCGTCAAAGTGTGTTATGTTTTCCTACAGTCTATCCATGGTCTTATCTGTGTGGTTTCTAATTATTATGTACACTGACAATAGCCACGCAGTTGACTCCTGATGTACAGTATGTGGTTGCTTGCCACTGCAACATGTGAATGCATGTTCTAAATCAGAACATACAGATACCCAGAAAAGAAAAGAAATGCAGCTGGGTCAGGTGAACTGCTTTGCATCTTGCACTGCAGGTAAATGCACAGAGGTTGTACTTCTAACATAATTTCCTGCCAACAGATCACCCCAGATTCTAAGCTTTCCATCCCCAAGCTGCCCAGCCCTGGCTCTGGAGACAACAAGGGCAAGCAAGGGGCCAATAAGCTTGAGGCGTCCAGGTTGGAGAACGAGAAGCAGCTGGGTACGCGGACgctgtgcctgcctgtgtgtcgCATCAGCGAGTCGGTGCAGCAGCTGATGGAGCTGGCCCTGCACACGCTGTCCGAGGCTGTGGGCAGCTCCAGCCAATGGTACGCTCTCATGTTGCGCAGCACCACGTTACCGACTGATATTAACTCTTCAGCTTTAGCACAGTGTTTCACTAAAGTTGTTTGTGTTGCAAAAATTTCAATTTTTTTCTTCTCTAATTTTTGTTCCTCGAAGTGCTACCCAACTGTTCTTCACAGTGCGGAATATATTTCAGCTATTCTATGATGTTGTGCCTACATACCATAAGTGAGTATATTCAGGTTTTCGTCTTTTTTGAATGCTGTTTATGTATAATCAATTTCAGAATGAGCATTTCCTCCTCTCTTTTcactgacttctctctctctgctctccagaGAGAACCTGCTCAAGTTCCCCCACCTGGCAGCCATCCAGCACAACAACTGCATGTACATCGCCCACCACCTGCTCACCCTGGGCCACCAGTTCAGGCCACACCTGCCTGACCCCCTCAGCGAGGGTGCTGCCACCTTTGTGGACCTAGTGCCCGGATTCAGGAAACTGGGTAAGGGAAGGAGTGTGTCCCATGGCTCGCCCAGCATTAGCATGGCTACACACTTGATGGGCTTTTGTGGAGGTTGAGCTGTTTTTTATTTCCAAAAAGGATAATGAGACCAGTGAGATTTGAGTCAATCATGTTCTAGCGACATCTCAACGCCGAAGTGGATGAAAAGCGAATGTACACTTCTAGCTCTCTGACTAGCTATATTCCCCAGGCGCTCATTGCTTCCTGGCCCAGCTGAACGTCCAGAGAGCAGAGATGCTGGAGCGTTTCTCCACCGCACGCAACTTCTCCAACCTGGATGACGAGGACAACTACTCCACAGCCAGCAAGGCCGTCAGGCAGGTCAGTGTTCAAGTATACCGGCAATATAGCTGAAAGAGATCTACAATTGTCCGTATGATGACTGTAGCCACAAATATGAAATTAAATCTCCAGTATTTTAAAAGAAGTTGTCTCAAAGGGCAACTATCAGCCAGACATTCTAAAATGGTGAGTTAAGCGtcagttaaagggatagttcagcgaAAATTGATGTTTAGGTCAACTTTCTAAGTAAGCATGATTAGCATAGCAGGAGGACATTCATTTTTTGGACAATGCTAATTATGCTAACTCCTGGCTGTGGCAAAAGTAAACAAAGGATTATTGTGGATGTTGTTACTACTGGCCTACAGACACAACTCAAGGTAAGAGGAATTTGACCCAAATATCAATTTTGGCTGAACTACCCCTTTAAGATTCAGATAAAAAGTTAGCTATGCTTGGCATGTATCAAATGCACTAACAATTCTTACAAGATGTGGTCACTGTTCCATTACTGAAAATTGATTGTTTCATTTGCAGGTCATCCATCAGCTGAAAAGGCTGGGCACCGTCTGGCAAGACGTTCTACCAGTCAACATATACTGTAAAGCCATGGGGACTCTCCTCAACACTGCCATCTCAGAGCTGATTGCCAAAATCATGACGCTGGAGGTGAGGGCAGGCTCTTATTTGATAATGTGGCTTGTGTTTCCGCAATGATTTTACAGGGGGCAAATATTGTTCATCTTGGTTGAATGAGTGGGCTTCCTCATCCTATGGTTTCTATCCTATTTTGCTCTTTAGGATATCTCCACTGAAGATGGGGAGCACCTACACATCCTCTGTCAGACCATTATTGAGGAAGGACCCCTGGTGTTCATTCCACTGCCTGAggagaacaagaacaagaagtaCCAGGAGGAGGTGCCTGTGTACGTGAAGAAGTGGATCACCTTCAAGGAACTGGTCATCGTGCTGCGAGCTAACCTGCAGGAGATAGTCGACAGGTACAAAAATGAACTTCTCAGCTTGTCAAATCACCATTAAAGCTATTCATTTTCATAACAACAAATGACGACAACCACAATTCCAAAAGTGTACACATTTTGAATTACTTATGTGTAAACTTTTGGAATTGTGGTTGTCGTTGATGTTTGATTGCTATACCACTGAGTCCTCTAATTGGTTGATTTGTCCTTGTTTCCTGTCTGAAGGTGGGCGGAGGGCAAAGGGCCGCTGGCACTGGAGTTCTCTAGCTCAGAGATGAAGAGCCTAATCCGAGCTTTGTTCCAGAACACTGAGAGGCGGGCGGTGGCTCTCACCAAAATCAAATAGACTCCTTTGCTCTCTTGCTTCCAACAAATGACCCCAATATGCTGCAGCACTTTCCTTCACTGCTGTGGAAAACTGTTCATTAATGTCTTTGTTCAAGCCTAGTTGTGAATTTAAATGCAATATATGCCATTGTATATGATAAAACAGCACTTCAAATACAATGTTATGTCCAGCTTATTTTTTTTCAGTTTGAGACAAAAAATAGCAAgtatagagaatcattgtaccatctaaaccgctattttcaataaccaaagatattgtattttcagctgtttgatgctggtgtacaaaactgaaagtaaaaggaGCAAAAATGAAACTTtaaaatgggaagcatagaaatagcgctcagaacagatctaccaacagcttcttagacttgcttttaaTGAGAATAACTGATCTATTACTTGGTCaagtcacccaaaaagttacatattgcagctttaatacaATTATTTGTATCTGAAACTGCTTTCTGATTGAGCactatggctgtgtttacacaggcagcccaattctgatattttgcctaGTTATTGGCAAtttcttacacagggacactaGAAGTCAATCGTAAATTAATCATTGTTTATTGACAacgcgctggagaggttccaacaaacttgatgCACCATAGTGAAAGTCTGTCAGGAGCTCTAATGGGGCAGTCCCGTTTAGTTCCCTTATAAACTGGTTACAGACACGTTACATAGGCATAGTTCATAGGGTTGCTTCCGGCATGTGTCTGGCACTTCTCCTATCTTAAAGAACGTATTCTGGGCGTTCTGCCAAATAGTCTAAAGGAGGATGTCATGAAGGCCCCCCCTCAAATCTTTACCAGGCACAGACAGGAACCTATGAACTAAAGTCTTGCATAATTGCTCCATTAAGTTCTGTGTCCATACATGGATGAAGAGATGCAACACgttttccgtttggagtaaacgTTTTGCGAAGGAATCCGACTAATGAATAAATCCCAGTTGAACTACATCTCCCATCTCCTGCCTGTTGGTATTTCCGGTTTCATTAACGTCATATTTATGCGTCTACATGCGTGTCCGCTTCGGTGTTTCTATGCGGTTGGGGTGAATTaccaacatttattttttaaacgtTGAATTCTCCTCTAAAATAAATTTAACCATGGAGAAGGGCAGACGACCAAACCTGTCCCCCAAGAAAAAGATGGGGAAGAAAAACCCAACCGACACCGCTGATCCTGTGAAGAACTTCGAGCGATGGAAGAAGAAATACAATAAGACAAAAACACGAGTCAAACAGGAGaaaagacagaaaaggaaaccTGAATGGCAGGTGGAGAAAGAAGTTATTCAACGTCTTGTCAACAAATATAACGAGGTAAACAACGTTTTTGTTTTTATCCTACGAGGTTGGGCGAGACTAGCTAACGTAGATAGCTAGGGCCGCGTTCAGCAGAATTGAGATAGAAATAGGCAATGTAGATCAAACATGCCTTCATGGCATGTCTATCTGCAACGTTGGAGAACGGCTGGCAACTGAACATGTCATAGGACTGTAAAtgagctagctatctagctagctatcacATCTTCAGTCTTATCAAAGCAATCTCCTGTCCCATAAGACATTTTAGGAAGTCCTAGGTTACATAACGATAGCTAGTTGACGTTTCTAttgtaatgttagctaaattatTGCTGTTGACAATGATTTGTATCATATCATTACTTCTGGGGCAGTGTAGATACACTTGAACAATTCTTTCTTCTAGATAAATGCCAAGGATGCTGAGAGGTTTTCAGATTTCCCCATCTCCAAGAATACCCTGCGAGGTAAACATAAATTGGTTATGAAATGGCGTTGACTGGGTTTGCCAGTACATGCAATATGGACCAACATGCCATTGGCAAACATCTTATACCGTATCTTGTTTAGGATTGAGTTTTGTTGTTTACCCCAGGTCTGATGGAAGCACAGTATCGTCAGCCCACAGAAATACAGAGACAGACCATTGGCTTTGCATTGCAAGGTAAAGATGTTCTGGGCGCTGCAAAGACTGGCTCTGGGAAAACACTGGCCTTTCTCATTCCTGTGAGTACCCAATTGTATTCTATATCTGCAATATTGCAAGCTGATATGAGGCAAATGCAATGTGCATCCATTATTTGAGTCTATTGATGGCATGTCATTGCCTTTCACACGTGTTTGGTTTCATTTCCAGGTATTGGAATGTTTGTATCGTCAGCAGTGGACAGCAATGGATGGCCTCGGGGCCCTCATCATCTCCCCCACACGAGAGCTGGCCTATCAGACCTTCGAGGTGCTCCGTAAAGTGGGCAAGAACCATGAGTTCTCTGCCGGCCTCATCATTGGCGGAAAGGTACTTATTTACTTTCAAGTGCCTTTATTGGTAGATCATTTCATGTTGGTTTTGACACCTCTGTTGGTGGTGTTTGAAAGGAAACGTTTTGTGCCCTGTTATTCTGTTGGATTCCGCAACCAACCATTGATTCATTTAGGCTAAGTTAATggacccacccccacccccagagGAGGTTGCCGCCACTATTTCGACGTAATTTCCTTTCCTagagaggaaatgagagaggAAATGCACGAATTGGGAGTGGGAATTTCCAAGTGGAGTTGATAAAAATCAACAAATAGGGCACTGACCACCgtcagcctagctagctagctacagtatcttgCTAACCATATCTAGTTTAAAGTTGTATTAGTCGTATGTCTGGGATATGCATGGTATActtcgtccaacgaaatgcttatttgcaggttccttctcgacaatgcaacaacaataagaaataatgaaagataatacgaacataaagtaaatggcagtaTAATAGAATAaatattttagcataagtatgatacaggaaggcacaatttatagtccaatatttccacgtgtatggggggcaagtgtataaattgagcagtataataagagtctggtagcagcagttgtggtgtgtgtgtagcatAAATGTGtatattctgaacaaaaatataaacacaacatttaaagtgttggtcctatgtttcatgagctgaaataaaagattccagaatttttccatacgcacaaaaagcttatttctctcaaattttgtgccaGAATTTGTTTACATCTATGTTAGTGAACATGAAttatttgccaaaataatccatccacctgacaggtgtggcatatcaagaagctgcttAAACaggatgatcattacacaggtgcatcttgtgctgggaaaaataaaaggccactctaaaatgtgcagttttgtcacacaacacaatgacacagatgtctacatttttggggagtgtgcaattggcatgctgactgcaggaatgtccaccagagctgttaccagataattgaatgttcatttctctagcataagcctcctccaatgtagttttagagaatttggcagtacatccaactggcctcacaaccgcagagcaagtgtaaccacgtcagcttaggacctccacatctggcttcttcacctgtgggatcgtctgagaccagcagcccggacagctgatgaaactgcggAGTATTTCTgtgtgtaataaagcccttttgtggggaaaaactcattctgattggcagggcctggctccccagtgagcCACACCCccgcccagtcatgtgaaatccatagattagggcctaatttatttatttaaattgactgatttccttatgaactgtaactcagtaaaattgtttaaattgttgcatgttgcgtttatttttgtttagtatatgtgtgtgcatgcgtgagtgcatgtgtgctaaggtgcggagaatccgagcaggtggtcagtccagttcaagtgttgaGCAGTCTGATGGGTTGTAGATAGAAAcggtctctgagcctgttggtatcagacctcatgctccgataacggctcgtggctggggtgtgtggggtcctttgATGCTGCGTGCCTTCATCAGGCACCATTTCGAGTAGATTACCTCGATGGGTCGgggcacggtcccagtgatgtactgggctgtcttcaccacccgctggagggccttgcggtcgtggacggagcaattcccgtaccaggccataatgcaaccagtcaggatgctctcaatggtgcagcggtagtatttggagaggacacCGGGCGGgatgccaaatttcttcagctgcCTTAGGAAGTAGCGATGCTGTTGCACCCTCTTGACAAGAGGTTGTGGTGGTGTTGGTCTATGACAAATCCTCGTGATGTGGacgcagaggaacttaaaacttgtgATTCTTTCTACTACAGTCCTGTTGATGTGGATTGCGgaatgttccctcctctgcttcctgaagtcaacaatcaactcctttgttttgcagatgttgtgggagaggttgttgtcatgacaccacaatgtcagttcacttacctcctccctatcgGCTGACTCATCATTGTCGGTTATCAGGCCTGCAACCGTGGTGTCGTgagaacttgatgatggagttggtgttgTGCAAAGCcacacagttgtgggtgaacagggagtacaacaCAGGACTGAAGACACACCCCAGGGGGGGCCCTGTGTTTAGCGTCAGTGTGGagatgttgttgccaatcctcacagcctgtggtctgcccgtcaggaagtccaggatccagttgcagggtggtgtccagacccagggctctgagcttggtgtctagctagctaatgttatctgttgcagttttttttttttcactgtaGTCAAAACATTAGCCAGCTGGTTCTGGTGCTGGATTTGTCATAAGTATTGATTTAGGAAAAACTTCACGACAGATGGAAACCGTTAacctatctttgacttcaccatCTATTGTTATCTCCAAAGATTTGGCATCTTCCATAAAATGCAGCCGAGAATCCGCCATAGAAATAGTTAGAAAGAATAAGATGACGCTCCAGTAATATGGTTAACTATTGAAAGCAATGTTCCCTCACTTTTTTCggtgcaaacttgaacgttgtgaaaattctgtgcagcTTCTGGTGTGTGTTtattgtgaacactgaggctttacccgctttaagttaccattataacagtggccaagtaggctactgtggctattttgatcataatgtaggcctattagactgGTCTACCATcagaaacaatggagaaaatgcatctgTAACATTTGAACATGGTAATAgttgttctatcattcagcctactgTAGCAGccaatatgtggtgttcaatgtagggctacattccatgagacttttgggaAAAAATATTCcaggcttgacattaacctgtttatctacttgtccttcagacaaggaggtgactgaaaatgtgttgttttattcaagaaaccactttacaaaataaagttggattattcccataccatatTACAGAGAATctgacaaattatgctaccctctgcctattggctacttagcttattctaGCCTGTctaaaaatacaacactgcccattTTAAGACATAAAacaaaagctctttacctgactcacttttcaaaatggctagaaatgcacacattttgtgctcttgtaggaagcaatcactcccccattgctgactagaaATGAGCTATAACTGGTCTAATAACTCagtagcaaagaatatgaacgaatgtgcacacgtggctacatgcagctcttgctttgatctcaaaacaagcccaTCTACTCGCAACCACTGGTGTGCCTAAATAAAAATTgcaggtcgcacagcaaaatattttggtgcatatgcgagtaaaatgggcacactgtagagccctgcaaTGACTTTGCTCATGATCATGCACACCGACATGTAACtataaaagccaatttatgcttgatctgaaaaCGTGGTCGGCGGCTCAGTATAAAGGGTGTGACGCAACTCCGGAggcacgcagaggccaaattgagctccgtaccGTATCACCGTGCgcctcccaaattttgtaacaatacGGATGGCtacgtatagctccgcattgacatgattggttgacagtaggtggggcgggaggtcctgtataaacacaaactcacttccttgacaacttccttcacaacagctttGCGCTACGCAAGGAGTttaaatgccctgacttctgcagaggtcttatcaccataaatgctgcacggccaatgcaaaCGTAAAGCTTTGTATTAAGGACATAAAGTtcctttctttgccacattttttgcagttttactttagtgccttattgcaaacaggatgcgtgTTTCTGGAATAATTGTATtatgtacaagcttccttcttttcacactgtcatttaggttagtattgtggaggaactacaatgttgttgatccatcctcagttttctcctatcacagccattaaactcagtaactgttttaatatcaccattgacctcatggtgaaatccctgagcggtttccttcctctccggcaactgagttaggaaggacacctgtatctttgtagtgactaggtgtgtaattaataacttcactatgctcaaagggatatccagtttcttcttttttttaaaagtataccatctaccaataggtgcccttctttgcaaggaattggaaaacctctctggtctttgttgttgaatctgtgtttgaaatgcactgctcgactgagggaccttacagatacttgtgtggggtacagagagcaGGTAGTCGatcaaaaatcatattaaacactattgcacacagtgagtccatgcaacttattatgtgacttgttaagcacatttgtattatttattaacttattaaggcttgccataacaaaggggttgaatacttacttatTTTCTCAAGACATAGAATTTTTAAAATttttaaacatttctaaaaacataaatccacattgacattatggggtattgtgtgtgtgtgtgtgtgtgtgtaggccagtgacacaaaatctcaatttaatccattttaaatttggtttgtaacacaacaaaatgtggaaaaagtcaaaggggtgtgaatcctttctgaaggcactgtatatcatactttgactaaaacaaCTTAAATAAATATGCAACTTCGGGTAAGCTCTGGCCATTTTTTCACCTCGAAAGTGGATTTCTACTGGTGTGGGCATTTAAGGGACAGACTGACATAGAATGTCAAATTCTGTATGTAAAGTACAGCTGTAGTTGCCAGAGTTTTATCTCTGTGGCATGTTTTTTTGCAGGACCTGAAAAATGAGTCTGAGAAGATCCACCGCACTAACATCATCATCTGCACGCCAGGACGCCTGCTCCAGCACATGGACGAGACTGCTGCCTTTCACGCCTCCGATCTGCACATGCTAGGTACATAGTTAAACCTGAGCTTCTAGGCCACCATAAAAATAGTTTTACTGTGGTGTGAGCAGTATGTTGTTTATGGACTTTTTACATTCTTACTGTTAATATTAAGCAACATTGCTTGAGTAGCACTGTTTGTTTTGATCTGTAGTCAGATCATTGGAGAATAATATACTTGTTTGCAAAATCTATGGTCTTGTGACATGATTGTAATGGCAGAAATCattatatttgtttatttatttttaactttCAGTTTTGGATGAGGCGGATCGTATCTTGGACATGGGTTTTTCCGACACTATCAACGCCATAGTGGAGAACCTCCCCAAGACCCGTCAGACACTGCTGTTCTCAGCCACACAGACCAAGTCAGTGAAAGACCTGGCCCGCCTCAGCCTCAAAGACCCAGAGTACGTCTGGGTGCACGAGAAGGCCAAGTTCAGGTAGGAGCTCTATTATATAACACACTTAACAATGCCACTATAGTCCTGTGTCAAAACTCTTAGTCTTGGCTTTTAGAAATCTGGCGGTTGGGGTTAATGTCACATGGAGTTCTATAAACTCAGGAAATGAAAAACGGTCTCAATTGAAAATACTTGTGAAAGGTGATGTGTTGAATTCAGTCGGGATTTCAATGAGTCTCCGGGGCTACTCGTAGGTCATCATGTGAATGTTATTGCTCAGCGATTGCAGGGTGCTTACATTGATTGCTTATATCGGGACAAACTGACATCCAGTATATGGTATGAATACCAGAAAGACAAAAGTGGGCCGGTACATTCAACAAATACGAGCGTTGTCATGGATGCTCTGTGAAGTACCTAGCCCTTCGAAAGAATGGCGTGTCACTGTGCAGCCAGGTGCTGAATGATAGTGTGGTTTCTCTCCCACTAACATAGGGTCCACCATTAACATAGAATGTTTTATCTGAATGTCAGAAACTTCAATCCAGTCTTAAACTGATCATACTGCGCTTGTTTTATGCTCTTTCTTTTTGTGCCACTTCTTTTTCGATGAGTTGTCTTCTGTAGCTTTTCCGATGAGCCTTTGCTGATAAGCTGGTTTAGTGTTTATGCTGCTGTAATGGCTTTGTCCTCGATGTTAAAGCTAATTTATTATATGGGAGTAAGGAAGCACAGGCTACTGCAGCAGAGGAAGAGATGAAAGAGGACTCTGTCAGCCTTATCAGGGCTCCTCAGGCAGTGCACATCAGTGTTTTAAATTAAATTTTACCTGATACCTGTTACCTGCAAAGCTGGCATGGCTTCAAATAGCCTACTATTTGAAATATTTGTAAAATACTTTTAGTgttttgctttagcctgcctggagtgccaggttGCCGTGGGtgtggtttgcacttttgggacttttctattggCTCATTGCAACACAACAGGCAAGTTCAAACAAGCACTCATGGTGttttttattggtacatttacaaacattattatgataaatagatttgaaatgtgtaagtggtgaaataagtatagccagttataattgtaatggcttagcagataataacaaaagaataacaatatttacatggctcaaagagaaggaatataatatatattgtttacaggaaactcattcaacaattctagatgaagttgtttTGGAAAAACTACTGGGGgggtgaaatatacttctcccatgggcaaagaaactcaaaagtggtgatgatattaataaacagtaatttcgatccaaatgtgcaaattgtccaaacagatccgcaaggtagatggatgattttaaatatgttattggaccataaacagatatggctcattaatctttacggaccaaataatgatgatccacgcttctttgacaatatatataataaattatcaaccctgcaagcaatacaaaaCTCTATttttatggtgggagattataatactgttttaaatagctcaatggacagtaaaggaaatcacactacaaaaacaatcaccctcatgctcttaaggaaatcgtgaatgtcatggatacattagaactagtagatatatggaggcttaaatatcctgacctagtgagatatacacggcggagactcaatcaagctagtcatcttgacttctttcttatgtccttttcgttggcaccaaaagttttaagtgttgataggggacagaatgcagtcggaccatcatataaatGGCATATACATTTATCTTACTGAAtatccacgtgggcgaggatattggaaattgaatcaaagcctattggatgataacttgtttttaactaggacagaggactTTATAACTGAtgttttccgacataacataggtactgcaaatccccttattgtatgggacacttaaatgtgcctttagaggccatgcaattcagtactcatctcgaaaacaaaaacaatttaggtcaaaagagtccatactaagaaaggaaataggtctaacagaacagatagatagcaataaaaactctaacatagaggctcagaataaattagaggaaaaacaagaagaaattgagaaacttaagAAAGAtcaagtataatatatt
Encoded proteins:
- the LOC121579336 gene encoding centromere/kinetochore protein zw10 homolog; this encodes MASFVTEVLASSGKLEKEDLAAKISTLSRKVEETKEEVCDMINKRYNEFLPSMQGAEVLMGQAEEVSKEIDVLKSCIETEVQQNLHTAVTEYAKLKQQLERNTTVIAMLRHLEEFHIAMEEFHKTLLEKKYVIAAKQLEKARHSADSLKAWKGSELPLLRALSSELTVQRENLIYHLGDEWKRLAVWKLPPSKEPMGMKSFLKTELQLTLGGTKEPRQSPPPLLSCVLQALTIQGELQHKIKLFSQVLLKYLLKPLITYPSLNVEVSEQQSEGTLLSLQCAETPEEHPSPSQVYTKVLVVLKTLHTHLLDVSVGERKVSVILGDLVWQEMSHCIIHECLLYSIPTNSCQLQQYSAVIKETEEFEKSLKEMQYLRGDSTELLKYARDVNCHFASKKCKDVIVAARKLMTSEMHNTVKITPDSKLSIPKLPSPGSGDNKGKQGANKLEASRLENEKQLGTRTLCLPVCRISESVQQLMELALHTLSEAVGSSSQCATQLFFTVRNIFQLFYDVVPTYHKENLLKFPHLAAIQHNNCMYIAHHLLTLGHQFRPHLPDPLSEGAATFVDLVPGFRKLGAHCFLAQLNVQRAEMLERFSTARNFSNLDDEDNYSTASKAVRQVIHQLKRLGTVWQDVLPVNIYCKAMGTLLNTAISELIAKIMTLEDISTEDGEHLHILCQTIIEEGPLVFIPLPEENKNKKYQEEVPVYVKKWITFKELVIVLRANLQEIVDRWAEGKGPLALEFSSSEMKSLIRALFQNTERRAVALTKIK